The Akkermansia muciniphila genome contains a region encoding:
- the mraY gene encoding phospho-N-acetylmuramoyl-pentapeptide-transferase, which produces MHSLIEQLSPAGAFAEPAGRALLACLISFVLTMMFAPRVIRALISLKIGQPIRTAEEVHKLAELHGAKAGTPTMGGVLITGSMVAATLVCARMSNPFIIACLFVTLALGLLGFRDDYLKVAKKTSDGISARKKLLIQFLAGLIGVTFLYLYPEGAPRVELNDYVSSLFIPFYGQVNLPWYVYIPFGTVVIMSASNAVNLTDGLDGLASGCSVTTGISYAILAAICGNWLMADSLDIPFHPGAGEISVFMMALVGACLGFLWHNCYPAKVFMGDTGSLALGGAFGMAAVCTAQELLFIVIGGVFVMEATSVVLQVGSYKLRHGKRIFAMAPIHHHFELKGWKETQVITRFWMISLLLAFLGLFLITTA; this is translated from the coding sequence ATGCATTCCCTCATTGAACAGCTCAGCCCCGCAGGGGCGTTTGCAGAACCGGCAGGGAGAGCCCTGCTGGCCTGCCTCATCTCCTTTGTCCTGACCATGATGTTCGCCCCGCGGGTCATCCGCGCGCTGATTTCTCTGAAAATCGGCCAGCCCATCAGGACGGCGGAGGAAGTGCACAAGCTGGCGGAGCTCCACGGCGCCAAGGCGGGGACGCCCACCATGGGCGGCGTGCTGATTACAGGTTCCATGGTGGCGGCCACCCTGGTATGCGCCAGAATGAGCAATCCCTTCATCATCGCCTGCCTGTTCGTCACGCTGGCTCTGGGGCTGCTCGGCTTCCGGGACGATTACCTGAAGGTAGCCAAGAAAACCTCGGACGGCATTTCCGCGCGCAAAAAACTCCTCATCCAGTTCCTGGCCGGGCTGATAGGCGTCACGTTCCTGTACCTGTACCCGGAAGGCGCTCCACGCGTGGAACTGAATGACTACGTTTCCTCCCTCTTCATCCCGTTTTACGGCCAGGTGAACCTGCCGTGGTACGTTTACATCCCCTTCGGCACCGTGGTCATCATGTCCGCCTCCAATGCGGTGAACCTGACGGACGGGCTGGACGGGCTCGCTTCCGGCTGCTCCGTCACCACGGGCATTTCCTACGCCATTCTTGCCGCCATCTGCGGGAACTGGCTGATGGCGGATTCCCTGGACATCCCTTTCCACCCCGGCGCAGGTGAAATCAGCGTCTTCATGATGGCCCTGGTGGGGGCCTGCCTGGGCTTCCTGTGGCACAACTGCTACCCGGCCAAGGTCTTCATGGGGGATACCGGCTCTCTGGCCCTGGGCGGGGCGTTCGGCATGGCCGCCGTCTGCACGGCGCAGGAACTTCTCTTCATCGTCATCGGGGGCGTCTTCGTCATGGAAGCCACGTCCGTCGTCCTCCAGGTGGGCAGCTACAAGCTGCGCCACGGCAAGCGCATCTTCGCCATGGCCCCCATTCACCACCACTTTGAACTTAAGGGATGGAAGGAAACGCAGGTAATCACCCGCTTCTGGATGATCAGCCTCCTGCTGGCGTTCCTGGGCCTGTTCCTGATCACCACCGCCTGA
- a CDS encoding trimeric intracellular cation channel family protein: MSTIIGALAGSIASSRVKMDLFGVIVCGTLAALGGGTVRDVLLDIPVYWTLPSGEIFVLAAVVTSLGTFYVAQKYPPPMGTIRVADAIVLALFGMIGTEKSYLHGYTSTVSVMMGICTGVAGGLLRDVLTGNVPYVFRPGELYATAALLGGVAYAVLYYFGIDSSTCFVTGFVVTLSVRLAAIRWNWNLPSYIPLFTPEAEPEALEEEEKEALAGKPGGK; the protein is encoded by the coding sequence ATGAGCACGATCATTGGAGCCCTGGCGGGGTCCATTGCTTCCTCACGGGTGAAGATGGACCTGTTCGGCGTGATTGTCTGCGGCACCCTGGCAGCCCTGGGCGGGGGAACCGTGCGCGACGTCCTGCTCGACATTCCGGTGTACTGGACGCTCCCTTCCGGGGAAATCTTCGTCCTGGCCGCTGTCGTCACCAGCCTGGGAACCTTCTACGTAGCCCAGAAATATCCGCCCCCCATGGGCACCATCCGCGTGGCGGACGCCATCGTGCTGGCCCTCTTCGGCATGATCGGCACGGAAAAATCCTATCTCCACGGCTATACCTCCACCGTTTCCGTGATGATGGGCATCTGCACCGGCGTGGCGGGCGGCCTGCTGCGCGATGTGCTCACTGGGAATGTTCCCTACGTGTTCCGCCCCGGGGAACTGTATGCCACCGCGGCATTGCTGGGCGGCGTGGCGTACGCGGTGCTTTACTACTTCGGGATCGACTCCTCCACCTGCTTCGTGACGGGGTTCGTAGTCACGCTCTCCGTGCGCCTGGCGGCCATCCGGTGGAACTGGAACCTGCCTTCCTACATCCCCCTGTTCACGCCGGAGGCGGAACCGGAAGCCCTGGAAGAGGAGGAGAAGGAGGCCCTTGCCGGGAAGCCCGGCGGGAAGTAA
- the murD gene encoding UDP-N-acetylmuramoyl-L-alanine--D-glutamate ligase translates to MQLNNLNIAVLGAGRSGRAAARLAIKHGARVRVFDTSASIGKWPEDIPLHAAATEEDGRAFRADLVVISPGIETDSSFVKSFGREGVETIGEMELAFRFYHGRIIAITGTNGKTTTTSLVEKILLRAGKEAVACGNYGVPMSEILLRDSVPDVLALEVSSFQLETIRDFHPDVAVWLNFAPDHMDRYKSVEDYYQAKLHIFDNQTANDLAVVRAGERLPQLKASVRTFSSEAPAADLYYREPQVMEKGAALLNLADTTLNQRHNAENVMAAVLACRHLGIPAETAAEVLKEFTPPGHRCETVRTLDGVLWLNDSKATNLHALEAALKSQNSPVLLIAGGKDKGLDYVPLRPALKKKARACVVFGQIADQLQDAFSPVVPTEKAADVADCVARARALARPGDTVLFSPGTSSFDMFTGYVQRGQAFRDAVNALTPLP, encoded by the coding sequence ATGCAGCTCAACAACCTCAACATAGCCGTTCTGGGAGCGGGAAGAAGCGGACGCGCCGCCGCGCGCCTAGCCATAAAGCACGGCGCCCGCGTGCGCGTGTTTGACACCTCCGCCTCCATCGGCAAATGGCCGGAAGACATTCCGCTGCACGCCGCCGCCACGGAGGAAGACGGGCGCGCCTTCCGTGCGGACCTGGTGGTCATCTCCCCCGGCATTGAGACGGACAGCTCCTTCGTCAAGTCCTTCGGGCGGGAAGGCGTGGAGACCATCGGTGAAATGGAACTCGCGTTCCGCTTCTACCATGGCCGCATCATCGCCATCACTGGAACCAACGGAAAAACCACCACCACGTCCCTGGTGGAAAAAATCCTGCTGCGCGCCGGAAAGGAAGCCGTGGCCTGCGGCAATTACGGCGTTCCGATGTCGGAAATCCTGCTCCGGGATTCCGTTCCGGACGTGCTGGCGCTGGAGGTCAGCTCCTTCCAGCTGGAAACCATCCGCGACTTTCACCCGGACGTGGCCGTATGGCTCAACTTCGCGCCGGACCACATGGACCGCTACAAGTCCGTGGAGGATTACTACCAGGCCAAGCTGCACATCTTCGACAACCAGACGGCAAACGACCTGGCCGTGGTACGCGCCGGGGAACGGCTCCCGCAACTGAAAGCCTCCGTCCGCACTTTCAGCTCGGAAGCCCCGGCGGCGGACCTTTATTACCGTGAACCCCAGGTCATGGAGAAAGGCGCCGCGCTGCTGAACCTGGCGGATACCACGCTGAACCAGCGCCACAACGCGGAAAACGTCATGGCTGCCGTGCTGGCCTGCCGCCACCTGGGCATTCCCGCGGAAACAGCCGCGGAGGTATTGAAGGAGTTCACGCCCCCCGGCCACCGCTGCGAGACCGTCCGCACGCTGGACGGCGTGCTGTGGCTGAACGATTCCAAGGCCACGAACCTGCACGCGCTGGAAGCGGCGCTGAAATCCCAGAACTCCCCCGTGCTCCTCATTGCCGGAGGCAAGGACAAGGGGCTGGATTACGTGCCCCTGCGGCCTGCGCTGAAGAAGAAGGCGCGCGCGTGCGTCGTCTTCGGTCAGATCGCGGACCAGCTTCAGGACGCCTTTTCCCCCGTGGTTCCTACGGAAAAAGCCGCGGACGTGGCGGACTGCGTGGCCCGCGCCCGCGCCCTGGCGCGGCCGGGAGACACCGTCCTGTTCTCCCCCGGCACTTCCTCCTTTGACATGTTCACCGGCTACGTCCAGCGCGGCCAGGCCTTCCGGGACGCGGTGAACGCCCTTACCCCCCTTCCCTGA
- a CDS encoding penicillin-binding protein 2, protein MTTITKSRFARRSLVLCGVAGAAVIWLMLTLVNLQLVSPRKTGGVPSGGIIEREVLLPQRGRIMDANEEILTNNMQSSELIADGYHLNDPKTISWALAYSKAVHSAFWEKAVTEKEKEKLVSGFRSKILGQAASRKDGSKEHNLAKILLEEPEDGPEGVDMAKKKLEELYEPEMVKEYVQAHLEYAARVIAPFLPDVSVQDIINTVEKDGEIPKKRIVIAKNLSEEKAELLRQAIQNARVQGFRFETSSKRVYSVPECMVHILGYIAQTKDSGPRPVALSGLEKQLDDQLLGHNGIREYRKDSRGRIIPSADSRFKDAVDGLNVRLTVNMEYQTIVEEELDAAISFYTDQTHKPRGCIIVVEPKTGSILAMASRPHYNLNTREGLQEGAYHFAVQSLYEPGSTFKIVSVTSAVDTGKATFDTMINCTPYMVPGSRPVTDAPRFYSGLTVAGVLKKSSNPGAFRIALRSGWPTYKKYFDLYGFSSKTGIDLPGETSSQCQDGNNFVNFSRISFGYSLMVSPLQVAMAYAAIANDGVRMRPRLVDGIYVDDKNFQPSPPVEACRVMSVKTARNLRNALFHVTDLDGTAKRARIEGYNVGGKTGTAHKVKPTGGYFENRYTVSFVGMLPVEDPAFVCLIVIDDPTSKHCHPGGGTVCAPVFQKLATRLAAAMNIPKNTPSADADKKASRAQASSSTSKPPRR, encoded by the coding sequence ATGACCACGATCACGAAGTCCAGATTTGCCAGAAGAAGCCTCGTCCTGTGCGGCGTGGCGGGCGCTGCGGTCATCTGGCTGATGCTGACGCTGGTCAACCTCCAGCTGGTTTCCCCCCGGAAAACGGGCGGCGTGCCCAGCGGCGGCATCATTGAACGGGAGGTTCTTCTGCCCCAGCGCGGCCGCATCATGGACGCCAATGAGGAAATCCTGACCAACAACATGCAGAGCTCCGAGCTGATCGCGGACGGCTACCACCTGAACGATCCCAAGACCATCAGCTGGGCGCTTGCCTATTCCAAGGCCGTCCATTCCGCCTTCTGGGAAAAAGCCGTGACGGAAAAGGAAAAGGAGAAGCTCGTTTCCGGCTTCCGCAGCAAGATTCTGGGCCAGGCGGCCAGCAGAAAGGACGGCAGCAAGGAACACAACCTGGCGAAAATCCTGCTGGAAGAACCCGAGGACGGCCCGGAAGGGGTGGACATGGCCAAAAAGAAGCTGGAAGAGCTTTATGAGCCGGAGATGGTGAAGGAGTACGTGCAGGCCCATCTGGAATACGCCGCCCGCGTAATCGCCCCTTTCCTGCCGGACGTGAGCGTGCAGGACATCATCAACACGGTGGAAAAGGACGGGGAGATTCCCAAGAAGCGCATCGTCATCGCCAAGAACCTGTCCGAGGAAAAAGCGGAGCTGCTGCGGCAGGCCATCCAGAACGCCCGCGTCCAGGGGTTCCGGTTTGAGACTTCTTCCAAACGCGTTTATTCCGTGCCGGAATGCATGGTGCACATCCTGGGCTACATTGCCCAGACGAAGGACAGCGGCCCCCGGCCCGTGGCCCTTTCCGGCCTGGAAAAGCAGCTGGACGACCAGCTTCTGGGCCACAACGGCATCAGGGAGTACCGGAAGGACAGCCGCGGGCGCATCATCCCCTCCGCGGATTCCCGGTTCAAGGACGCCGTGGACGGCCTGAACGTGCGCCTGACGGTGAACATGGAGTACCAGACCATCGTGGAGGAGGAACTGGACGCCGCCATTTCCTTTTACACGGACCAGACCCACAAGCCCCGCGGCTGCATCATCGTGGTGGAGCCCAAGACCGGCAGCATCCTGGCGATGGCCAGCCGCCCCCACTATAATTTAAATACGCGCGAGGGGCTTCAGGAGGGAGCCTACCACTTCGCCGTGCAGTCCCTGTACGAACCCGGCTCCACCTTCAAGATCGTTTCCGTCACTTCCGCCGTGGATACCGGGAAGGCCACGTTTGACACCATGATCAACTGCACGCCGTACATGGTCCCCGGCTCCCGCCCCGTCACGGACGCACCCCGCTTCTACAGCGGCCTGACCGTAGCCGGAGTGCTGAAAAAATCCAGCAATCCGGGGGCCTTCCGCATTGCGCTCAGGTCCGGCTGGCCCACCTATAAAAAGTACTTTGACCTGTACGGCTTTTCCTCCAAGACGGGCATCGACCTGCCGGGGGAAACCAGCAGCCAGTGCCAGGACGGCAACAACTTCGTCAACTTCTCCCGCATCAGCTTCGGCTATTCCCTGATGGTCTCCCCCCTCCAGGTCGCCATGGCTTACGCCGCCATCGCCAATGACGGGGTGCGCATGCGCCCGCGCCTGGTGGACGGCATTTATGTGGATGACAAGAACTTCCAGCCCTCCCCTCCCGTGGAAGCCTGCCGGGTCATGAGCGTTAAAACGGCGCGGAACCTACGGAACGCCCTGTTCCACGTCACGGACCTGGACGGCACCGCCAAAAGGGCGCGGATTGAAGGCTACAACGTGGGGGGCAAGACCGGAACCGCCCACAAGGTGAAGCCCACGGGCGGCTATTTTGAAAACCGCTATACCGTCTCCTTCGTGGGGATGCTTCCGGTGGAAGACCCGGCCTTCGTCTGCCTCATCGTCATTGACGACCCCACCTCCAAGCACTGCCACCCCGGCGGCGGCACCGTATGCGCCCCGGTCTTCCAGAAACTGGCCACCCGGCTGGCGGCGGCCATGAACATTCCCAAAAACACTCCTTCCGCAGATGCGGACAAGAAAGCCTCCCGGGCGCAAGCCTCTTCCTCCACGTCCAAACCGCCGCGCAGATAA
- a CDS encoding MBL fold metallo-hydrolase — translation MMQFCVLGSGSGGNATIVKAGETVLLVDAGFSAARLRDKMKSAGVEPDDLDAILLTHEHTDHMKGVHQFTKKYTVRVYATRHTAMCVQEKAPEAPWAYFEKGQSFKIGDIVVTPFATYHDAVDPVGFKFETEQSSLGFISDTGHAPGSVAEHLSMVDSLVVESNYDPDMLAATPKRPWPLKQRIASEHGHLSNEQACDLLRRIAHDALKNVVLAHLSAESNSPALAESLMRATLHDMGLASTSLFCASQDSCLPWIRVC, via the coding sequence ATGATGCAGTTTTGCGTGTTGGGCAGCGGCAGCGGAGGAAATGCCACCATCGTGAAAGCGGGGGAAACCGTGTTGCTGGTGGATGCCGGGTTCAGCGCCGCCAGGCTGCGGGATAAAATGAAATCCGCCGGCGTGGAGCCGGATGATCTGGACGCCATCCTGCTCACCCACGAGCACACCGACCACATGAAAGGCGTGCACCAGTTCACCAAGAAATACACCGTGCGCGTTTATGCCACGCGCCACACGGCCATGTGCGTTCAGGAAAAGGCGCCGGAAGCCCCCTGGGCCTACTTTGAAAAAGGGCAGTCCTTTAAAATAGGGGACATTGTGGTCACCCCCTTTGCCACCTACCATGACGCCGTGGACCCCGTGGGATTCAAGTTTGAAACGGAACAGTCCAGCCTGGGCTTCATTTCCGATACGGGGCACGCTCCCGGAAGCGTGGCGGAGCACCTCTCCATGGTGGACAGCCTGGTGGTGGAATCAAACTATGATCCGGACATGCTGGCCGCCACCCCCAAGCGGCCCTGGCCGCTGAAGCAGCGCATAGCCTCCGAGCACGGCCACCTGTCCAACGAACAGGCCTGCGACCTGCTGAGGCGCATCGCCCATGACGCCCTGAAAAACGTGGTGCTGGCCCACCTGAGTGCAGAAAGCAATTCTCCGGCATTGGCAGAAAGCCTGATGCGTGCTACCCTGCATGACATGGGGCTGGCCTCCACCTCCCTGTTCTGCGCCAGCCAGGACTCCTGCCTGCCGTGGATACGGGTCTGCTGA
- a CDS encoding UDP-N-acetylmuramoyl-L-alanyl-D-glutamate--2,6-diaminopimelate ligase, which produces MKLLTLLKDLPAHTLTGSPQVKISHLECDSRRVLPGSCYIAVKGTQADGHEFIPEAIRRGACAIVAEMPCTKEARDGGVSWVEVKDSRLAASLMGAAWNGHPSRHMAMIGVTGTNGKTTTAYIAHSLLKQSWMRAGLVGTIAYDNGEEITPSTHTTPGPLELEHLLKEMEENGCRGVSMEVSSHALDQERVAGINFNVGIFTNLTQDHLDYHHTMENYFQAKAKLFEQMAQETKARRKPVAVINIDDAYGRRLAEMFSGRMAVKTYGSALGADFRMLVHHATAKGSEYELEYKGKSYLVRVPLIGKFNMYNSLAALAAVICAGIPVRDAIANLQNIPQVPGRLQLFTHPGGAQIFIDYAHTPDALENVCKTLKEICSRRLITVFGCGGDRDKGKRPLMGAVAARLSDACIVTSDNPRSEEPLSIISQITAGMPEGRYAIIPDRARAVATAIEQARLGDIVLIAGKGHENYQELSTGRIDFSDAKEVRRNMFIKEREEFPQA; this is translated from the coding sequence ATGAAGCTACTTACGTTACTCAAAGACCTTCCCGCCCATACGCTCACCGGCTCCCCCCAGGTGAAAATCTCCCATCTGGAATGCGACAGCCGCCGCGTTCTGCCCGGCTCCTGCTACATTGCCGTAAAGGGAACCCAGGCGGACGGCCATGAGTTCATCCCGGAAGCCATCCGCCGCGGAGCCTGCGCCATCGTCGCGGAAATGCCCTGCACGAAGGAAGCGCGGGACGGCGGCGTCTCCTGGGTGGAGGTGAAGGATTCCCGCCTGGCCGCCAGCCTGATGGGCGCGGCCTGGAACGGCCATCCCTCCCGCCACATGGCCATGATCGGCGTGACGGGGACGAACGGAAAGACCACCACGGCCTACATCGCCCATTCCCTGCTCAAGCAGTCCTGGATGCGCGCCGGGCTGGTCGGCACCATCGCCTATGACAACGGGGAGGAAATCACCCCCTCCACCCACACCACGCCCGGCCCGCTGGAACTGGAGCACCTGCTGAAGGAAATGGAGGAAAACGGCTGCCGCGGCGTCTCCATGGAGGTATCCTCCCATGCGCTGGACCAGGAACGCGTGGCGGGCATCAATTTCAACGTGGGCATTTTCACCAACCTGACCCAGGACCATCTGGACTACCACCATACCATGGAAAACTATTTCCAGGCCAAGGCGAAGCTGTTCGAGCAGATGGCGCAGGAAACCAAGGCCCGCCGCAAGCCCGTGGCCGTCATCAACATTGACGACGCCTACGGCCGCCGCCTGGCGGAGATGTTCTCCGGCCGCATGGCCGTGAAGACCTACGGTTCCGCCCTGGGTGCGGATTTCCGCATGCTGGTGCACCACGCCACGGCCAAGGGCAGCGAGTATGAACTGGAATACAAGGGGAAAAGCTACCTGGTGCGCGTGCCCCTGATCGGCAAATTCAATATGTACAACAGCCTGGCCGCGCTGGCGGCCGTCATCTGCGCCGGCATCCCGGTGCGGGACGCCATCGCGAACCTCCAGAACATTCCGCAGGTTCCCGGCAGGCTGCAATTGTTCACCCACCCCGGAGGCGCCCAGATCTTCATTGACTACGCCCACACGCCGGACGCCCTGGAAAACGTTTGCAAGACGCTCAAGGAGATCTGCTCCCGCCGCTTGATCACCGTGTTCGGCTGCGGCGGGGACCGGGACAAAGGCAAGCGCCCGCTGATGGGCGCCGTGGCCGCGCGCCTGTCTGACGCCTGCATCGTCACCTCCGACAATCCCCGGAGCGAGGAACCCCTCTCCATCATCAGCCAGATCACGGCGGGCATGCCGGAAGGCAGGTACGCCATCATCCCGGACCGCGCCCGGGCCGTCGCCACGGCCATTGAACAGGCCCGGCTGGGGGACATCGTCCTCATCGCGGGCAAGGGCCATGAAAATTACCAGGAGCTTTCCACCGGGCGCATTGATTTCAGCGACGCCAAGGAAGTGCGCCGCAACATGTTCATCAAGGAGCGGGAAGAATTCCCGCAGGCATAA
- the murF gene encoding UDP-N-acetylmuramoyl-tripeptide--D-alanyl-D-alanine ligase, with the protein MTSLTAHGICNAIGGTPVSGPLDRVASGGVCTDSRALPPHAVFFALEGEHFDGNLFAPEVSRTAAAVVVSRVEPGMDPSCAVILVEDTLKALQKLASWWRAGLTLTAVGLTGSNGKTSTKDLAASVLSQGFRTIATKGNLNNHIGVPLSILQASPADEAAVWEMGMNHPGELAPLCDMMRPKIGIITSIGTSHIEYMGSRENIAREKCTVARCLPEDGFMIFPADCDYADMIRQSTRAACIDCGIDAGTVRAENPVSTENGTRFTLAIPDFCREEVELPVHGRHMVGNALLAAAAGWVAGLAKEQIVSGLNRAQLTGGRLHCTRVNDILVVDDTYNANPDSMQAALRTAAELSCTGRRFAVLGRMGELGTFSAEGHALVGRTAEQLRFDCVVSVGPDAARITDAISPGSSTRAVNLDTAEEAAEWLRSHTAPGDIVLFKGSRLARMEQVMNLTFPPQ; encoded by the coding sequence ATGACCTCCCTCACGGCACACGGCATTTGCAATGCCATCGGCGGAACACCGGTCAGCGGCCCCCTGGACAGGGTCGCCTCCGGAGGCGTGTGCACGGACAGCCGCGCCCTGCCGCCCCATGCCGTTTTCTTCGCGCTGGAGGGGGAGCATTTTGACGGCAACCTGTTTGCGCCGGAAGTTTCCCGCACCGCGGCGGCAGTCGTCGTCAGCCGCGTGGAACCGGGCATGGACCCCTCCTGCGCCGTCATCCTGGTGGAGGATACGCTGAAGGCCCTTCAGAAACTCGCCTCCTGGTGGCGCGCGGGCCTGACCCTCACCGCCGTGGGGCTGACGGGCTCCAACGGAAAAACGTCCACGAAGGACCTGGCGGCCTCCGTCCTTTCCCAGGGTTTCCGGACCATTGCCACGAAAGGCAACCTGAACAACCACATCGGCGTTCCCCTCAGCATCCTCCAGGCCTCCCCGGCGGATGAAGCCGCCGTGTGGGAAATGGGCATGAACCATCCGGGAGAACTGGCCCCGCTGTGCGACATGATGCGCCCGAAGATCGGCATCATCACCAGCATCGGCACCTCCCACATTGAATACATGGGTTCCCGGGAAAACATCGCCCGGGAAAAATGCACGGTGGCGCGCTGTCTGCCGGAAGACGGCTTCATGATTTTTCCGGCGGACTGCGATTACGCGGACATGATCCGCCAGTCCACCCGCGCCGCCTGCATTGACTGCGGCATTGACGCCGGAACCGTCCGCGCGGAAAACCCCGTTTCCACGGAAAACGGGACGCGCTTCACCCTCGCCATCCCGGACTTCTGCCGGGAGGAGGTGGAACTGCCCGTGCACGGCCGCCACATGGTGGGCAATGCGCTGCTGGCCGCCGCCGCCGGCTGGGTGGCAGGTCTTGCGAAGGAGCAGATCGTCTCCGGCCTCAACCGGGCGCAGCTTACGGGCGGCAGGCTCCACTGCACCCGGGTCAATGATATCCTGGTGGTGGACGATACCTATAACGCCAACCCGGATTCCATGCAGGCCGCCCTGCGCACTGCAGCGGAACTTTCCTGCACCGGCAGGCGCTTTGCCGTGCTGGGCAGAATGGGGGAACTGGGCACGTTCTCCGCGGAAGGCCACGCCCTGGTGGGCCGCACGGCGGAACAGCTCCGCTTTGACTGCGTGGTCAGCGTGGGGCCGGACGCCGCGCGCATCACGGACGCCATTTCCCCCGGTTCCTCCACCCGGGCCGTGAACCTGGACACCGCAGAAGAAGCAGCCGAATGGCTCCGCAGCCACACGGCTCCGGGAGACATCGTTCTCTTCAAGGGCAGCCGCCTTGCCCGGATGGAGCAAGTCATGAACCTCACCTTCCCGCCCCAGTAA
- the rsmH gene encoding 16S rRNA (cytosine(1402)-N(4))-methyltransferase RsmH: protein MPPDSTIPPTHQARPYATLALRPGWLVSSLGVGARTGLDAEVTAYSIVFWGHDALPAQDMIAWQQEKTRITGEMSLAGQKGAYGKLGALSSSLNRAFDDHVELSLRAGAGTHIRPEEGQALADGLADATSCRVLAWSICRNHVHVIAELTEEMGVDELVCSWKALAPSMAWENVYHTEALKAPEAGAKVDSLIAELGDDAVSTAADAETDEAASGSGFSHITVLLHETVDMLDAGPGKLIVDCTLGGGGHTELLLEQGATVWGIDRDPDARRAAMLKLARFGNRFKVLAGNFQDVEAILAGQGVSRVDGLLADLGVSSHQLDTASRGFSFREDGPLDMRMDTRAAFSARNLVNEAPEEEIADILWQFGEERASRAIARAIVKARSQAPITTTAQLARVVESVLPRKGRQHPGTRTFQALRIAVNGELDALDALLDSSVRLLGKGGRMAVITFHSLEDRRVKQFFDLRSRPEIDRPEWPAPRPNPDYCFRLLSRKPVTAGEEELSTNHRSRSAKLRGVEKII from the coding sequence ATGCCCCCTGACTCCACCATTCCGCCCACGCATCAGGCCCGTCCCTACGCAACGCTTGCGCTGCGCCCGGGCTGGCTTGTTTCCAGCCTGGGCGTCGGAGCCAGAACCGGGCTGGATGCGGAAGTCACGGCGTATTCCATTGTTTTCTGGGGGCATGACGCCCTTCCGGCGCAGGATATGATCGCCTGGCAGCAGGAAAAAACGCGCATCACCGGGGAAATGTCCCTGGCGGGCCAGAAGGGCGCCTATGGCAAACTGGGCGCATTGTCCTCCAGCCTGAACCGGGCTTTTGACGACCACGTTGAGCTTTCCTTACGCGCGGGCGCGGGTACGCACATCCGCCCGGAGGAGGGTCAGGCCCTGGCGGACGGCCTGGCGGACGCCACCTCCTGCCGCGTGCTGGCGTGGAGCATCTGCCGCAACCATGTGCACGTGATTGCGGAGCTGACGGAGGAGATGGGCGTGGACGAGCTGGTCTGCTCCTGGAAGGCGCTCGCCCCCTCCATGGCCTGGGAAAACGTGTACCATACGGAAGCCTTGAAGGCTCCGGAAGCCGGAGCCAAAGTGGACTCCCTGATTGCCGAGCTGGGGGATGACGCCGTTTCCACCGCCGCTGACGCGGAAACGGACGAAGCCGCCTCCGGCAGCGGCTTCAGCCACATCACCGTTCTGCTACATGAAACGGTGGACATGCTGGACGCAGGACCCGGCAAACTCATCGTGGACTGCACGCTGGGCGGCGGCGGCCACACGGAACTTCTTCTGGAGCAGGGCGCTACCGTCTGGGGCATTGACCGTGATCCTGACGCCCGCCGCGCCGCCATGCTCAAGCTGGCCCGTTTCGGCAACCGCTTCAAGGTGCTCGCGGGCAATTTCCAGGATGTGGAAGCCATCCTCGCCGGGCAGGGCGTTTCCCGGGTGGACGGCCTACTGGCGGACCTGGGCGTTTCCTCCCACCAGCTTGACACCGCCTCCCGCGGCTTTTCCTTCCGGGAAGACGGCCCGCTGGACATGCGCATGGATACCCGCGCCGCCTTCTCCGCCCGGAACCTGGTAAACGAGGCTCCGGAGGAAGAGATCGCGGACATTCTCTGGCAGTTCGGCGAGGAACGCGCCTCCCGCGCCATCGCCCGCGCCATCGTGAAGGCCCGCTCCCAAGCTCCCATCACCACCACCGCCCAGCTTGCCCGCGTGGTGGAATCCGTTCTCCCCCGCAAGGGCAGGCAGCACCCCGGCACCCGCACGTTCCAGGCCCTGAGAATCGCCGTCAACGGTGAGCTGGACGCCCTGGACGCCCTGCTGGATTCCTCCGTGCGTCTGCTCGGCAAGGGGGGCCGCATGGCCGTCATCACCTTCCACAGCCTGGAAGACCGCAGGGTCAAGCAGTTCTTCGACCTCCGGAGCCGTCCGGAGATCGACCGCCCGGAATGGCCGGCGCCGCGCCCCAATCCGGATTACTGCTTCCGCCTGCTTTCCCGCAAGCCCGTCACCGCGGGAGAAGAAGAACTTTCAACCAACCACCGTTCCCGCAGCGCCAAATTGCGCGGCGTGGAAAAAATCATCTGA